In Astyanax mexicanus isolate ESR-SI-001 chromosome 25, AstMex3_surface, whole genome shotgun sequence, a genomic segment contains:
- the LOC125787777 gene encoding uncharacterized protein LOC125787777, producing MSASFMPLAPLASVSATTDATTEEPVEQLAVDDHNIPGMDRVDSLAEYLVGLRSETSLIITNQQASTIIGLWQNLLPYDQQRVAFAARYQDRLTTGRFRSPKKKREFTPGVESLKRCILSSSGSPAQWPDCCRLLEAIFVKLCGIHRSPKKQGQVTLSRWALILKDYSKIRQLILGNGAVMQSTTLQLVEVNSTTLNQWYNKRVKKQDVQLVLQGINLPSSVPVATEPLQPANLRPAVAPPPPGVQHVYHLPQSTVGQAKCKKRAASTDDHFLPPSARQKMCAQRKLFPKPSTVPSSQTFSLQTTTTLSQPAVIFKPSPPLSSIFTIPVSFPVSSVSTVAQTTATTASSVAPTPSMCTTKKSTSKARFNKRRVEANSCRKCGQFRTETTGHSQYKGKIYCPNTETMSREKWLEETKKRKADHT from the exons ATGTCAGCGTCCTTCATGCCCCTTGCTCCACTTGCGTCAGTCTCTGCCACCACCGATGCCACTACAGAGGAGCCTGTAGAGCAACTG GCTGTAGATGACCATAACATACCTGGGATGGACCGTGTGGACAGCCTTGCTGAGTACCTAGTGGGTCTTCGCAGTGAAACAAGTCTGATAATAACCAACCAACAGGCTAGTACCATTATAGGCCTTTGGCAAAATTTGCTACCATATGACCAGCAGCGTGTAGCTTTTGCTGCTCGTTATCAGGACCGGCTCACCACAGGCAGGTTCAGgtcaccaaagaaaaaaagagagtttaCCCCTGGTGTGGAGAGCCTAAAACGCTGCATTCTGAGCTCCTCTGGTTCTCCTGCCCAGTGGCCAGACTGTTGCCGTCTGTTGGAAGCCATTTTTGTCAAGCTCTGTGGAATACACAGGAGCCCAAAAAAACAAGGGCAGGTGACTTTGTCAAGGTGGGCTTTGATTCTAAAAGACTACAGCAAAATCCGACAGCTTATCCTGGGTAATGGTGCTGTTATGCAAAGCACCACTCTTCAGCTAGTGGAAGTCAACTCAACCACCCTGAACCAATGGTACAACAAACGAGTCAAGAAACAGGATGTTCAGTTAGTGCTGCAAGGGATAAACCTGCCATCTTCTGTCCCTGTTGCCACTGAGCCTCTTCAGCCTGCAAATCTTCGCCCTGCTGTTGCTCCTCCACCACCAGGTGTTCAACATGTGTACCACTTGCCACAAAGCACAGTAGGGCAGGCAAAGTGTAAAAAACGAGCTGCATCAACAGATGACCACTTCTTACCACCTTCTGCACGTCAGAAGATGTGTGCTCAGAGGAAACTTTTTCCAAAGCCTTCAACTGTCCCGTCTTCTCAAACATTTTCTCTGCAAACCACTACAACTTTAAGTCAGCCAGCAGTGATATTTAAGCCTTCCCCTCCTTTGTCTTCCATTTTTACCATACCTGTATCCTTCCCTGTCTCGTCTGTGAGTACTGTTGCCCAGACAACAGCTACAACAGCTTCATCGGTTGCACCAACCCCATCCATGTGTACTACAAAGAAATCCACATCCAAGGCCAGGTTTAATAAAAGGAGAGTGGAGGCAAACTCCTGTCGCAAGTGTGGGCAGTTCAGAACTGAGACAACAGGGCACAGTCAGTATAAAGGGAAAATATATTGCCCTAATACAGAGACAATGTCTCGGGAAAAGTGGCTTGaggagacaaaaaagagaaaagctgaCCATACCTAA
- the LOC125787779 gene encoding uncharacterized protein LOC125787779, with product MSSVSTVSSESITTSCASDDCPSVETTLSSLPSVVPAVPPVPQTPSQSPALSSSGFNDFWLPAEMKKNIPLQDQKWIASTLWGNQRLRSGLKLWYEPPTPALIYHQVPTPDPFFTHRLLVWMPYHLWKVRLQCPDCGKQLTGCGIHKRVRHVLDIDRYYLMVTETLRCNFCKVTHLSTSKTVLDQLDVPHRSEFRIILTRKYACDIRVIRLMRERTLGNSCNRLLKQLKENHSEEWLIRLARYFGECESFVAHPSLFPVVFQEPPEPIAVPTERWLLTVYGKDIMSRVDHIKASITSIFGSILKMDSTKKVLDHYCVTFR from the exons ATGTCTTCTGTGTCCACCGTTTCT AGTGAATCCATTACCACCAGCTGTGCATCAGATGACTGCCCCAGTGTGGAAACCACTCTATCCAGTCTTCCCTCTGTTGTACCTGCTGTCCCACCTGTCCCTCAGACTCCTTCTCAATCTCCTGCTCTGTCATCTTCTGGTTTCAATGATTTCTGGTTGCCAGCAGAGATGAAGAAAAACATCCCTCTACAAGACCAGAAATGGATAGCATCCACATTGTGGGGGAATCAGAGACTTAGAAGTGGCCTGAAGCTATGGTATGAGCCACCTACACCAGCTCTGATTTACCATCAGGTGCCCACACCAGATCCCTTCTTCACCCATCGTCTTCTTGTGTGGATGCCATACCACCTGTGGAAGGTCAGGTTGCAGTGCCCAGACTGCGGCAAGCAGCTGACTGGTTGCGGAATCCATAAAAGAGTGCGACATGTCTTGGACATTGACAGATATTACCTGATGGTGACCGAGACTCTCCGTTGCAATTTTTGTAAAGTCACCCATCTGTCAACAAGCAAGACCGTCCTGGACCAACTGGATGTCCCTCACCGGTCAGAGTTCCGAATCATCCTCACACGAAA GTATGCTTGTGATATTAGGGTCATCCGTCTGATGAGAGAGAGGACATTGGGGAACAGCTGCAATCGTCTCCTAAAGCAGCTAAAAGAAAATCACAGTGAGGAGTGGTTGATTCGCCTTGCCAGATATTTTGGGGAGTGTGAATCTTTTGTAGCGCATCCCAGCCTTTTTCCTGTGGTTTTTCAAGAGCCCCCAGAGCCGATTGCTGTCCCCACAGAAAGATGGCTTCTTACAGTCTACGGAAAGGACATAATGAGTCGAGTCGACCACATCAAGGCTTCCATTACGTCCATTTTTGGATCCATCTTAAAAATGGACTCCACTAAAAAGGTATTAGATCATTACTGTGTAACATTTAGATAA